A genome region from Dolichospermum compactum NIES-806 includes the following:
- a CDS encoding helix-turn-helix domain-containing protein — translation MPHIIPNHSCVGCDNCRPLCPTGAIKIEDDEYWVDPALCNNCDGYYSQPQCVIACPTNAPIPVHAKKGRCKIEPRDATSPDLFSNGKNNPFASAIVIWEACNLLAQRTSLQWEKDEDGNLHYSRLVNQGRGKISFHLQDLFPVNNRANNSQTIDYLDIRAACIHLIFAAQITALDQPWEEEFTIDERQIEQYLGLEKRKDLSKSAKLGLIKNIVSQTCSLMVSIDWPQQGRVPSFSIKDSYLWNLTDTQHHFQEDDQGCKYLVGLTFTIKAGIWTKHFFNRQGCKERTTFYQYGSLPKTLLTTVMSLWQQHEGAVRLMLWLLFKTKMGREQRITIPTLLRVAYGEEKVTQASRHREERKRLLKAYENDLEVLNHYGIKPLFDPVTYPPEIQPLWAKLVDIPEDPEEALEFWINDGSGENRLTDSGPRGKWNLLLNARILSFELPTDWENRSESDKKQRRPTKTKSNHQQTGNLLGEEVIEGRKKMNLSQRELAKLMEKSQSWIRDVEKGRLKAKLDDQMLLRQLLDIS, via the coding sequence ATGCCGCATATAATTCCTAACCACAGTTGCGTGGGATGTGACAACTGCCGACCCCTATGTCCTACGGGTGCAATTAAAATCGAAGATGATGAATATTGGGTTGATCCTGCCCTTTGTAATAATTGTGATGGCTATTATTCACAACCACAATGTGTAATTGCCTGTCCCACAAATGCGCCTATCCCTGTACACGCCAAAAAAGGGAGATGTAAAATTGAACCACGAGATGCTACCAGTCCCGATCTATTTTCTAATGGTAAGAATAACCCCTTTGCCTCAGCCATTGTTATCTGGGAAGCTTGTAATTTATTAGCACAACGAACATCTTTACAATGGGAAAAAGATGAGGATGGTAATTTACATTACAGCCGCTTAGTTAATCAAGGACGAGGAAAAATTTCCTTTCATCTTCAAGACCTATTTCCAGTTAACAACCGTGCTAATAATTCACAAACAATTGATTATTTAGACATCCGTGCTGCTTGTATCCATCTTATTTTCGCTGCTCAAATTACAGCCTTAGATCAACCTTGGGAAGAAGAATTTACCATTGATGAACGACAAATTGAACAGTATTTGGGCTTAGAAAAACGTAAAGACCTCAGCAAAAGTGCCAAACTCGGTTTAATTAAAAATATCGTCTCTCAGACTTGTTCTCTCATGGTTTCTATTGACTGGCCACAACAAGGTAGAGTTCCCAGTTTTTCCATTAAAGATAGTTATTTATGGAATTTGACAGATACCCAACACCATTTTCAAGAAGATGATCAAGGTTGTAAATATTTAGTGGGACTGACATTTACAATTAAAGCTGGAATTTGGACTAAACATTTCTTCAACAGACAAGGATGCAAAGAACGAACCACATTTTATCAATATGGCAGTCTTCCCAAAACTCTACTCACCACAGTTATGAGTCTGTGGCAACAACACGAAGGTGCTGTTAGACTTATGCTTTGGTTATTATTTAAAACAAAAATGGGTAGAGAACAACGCATCACTATTCCTACCTTGCTGCGCGTTGCTTATGGCGAGGAAAAAGTGACCCAAGCTTCCAGACACAGGGAAGAACGGAAACGCCTACTTAAAGCCTATGAAAATGATTTAGAAGTTCTCAATCATTATGGAATCAAACCATTATTTGATCCTGTTACCTATCCCCCAGAAATTCAGCCTTTGTGGGCAAAATTAGTAGATATACCGGAAGATCCAGAGGAAGCGTTAGAATTTTGGATTAATGATGGTAGTGGTGAAAATCGCCTCACAGACAGCGGACCACGTGGTAAATGGAATTTACTTCTGAATGCACGCATTTTATCTTTTGAACTCCCGACCGATTGGGAAAATCGTTCAGAATCAGATAAAAAACAACGTCGCCCCACTAAAACAAAAAGCAATCATCAACAAACAGGTAATTTGCTAGGGGAAGAGGTGATAGAAGGACGTAAAAAAATGAACCTCTCCCAAAGGGAACTAGCCAAGTTGATGGAAAAAAGCCAAAGCTGGATTCGTGATGTGGAAAAAGGGCGCTTAAAAGCTAAACTAGACGATCAAATGCTCTTGAGACAATTGCTAGATATTTCATAA
- the fdxB gene encoding ferredoxin III, nif-specific, translating to MATLTGLTFGGTAWTPKFAQEIDKEKCIGCGRCMKVCGHKVLGLMPLNEEGEFVEDEDEEEVERKVMVVTNPENCIGCEACSRICSKNCYSHVTLDK from the coding sequence ATGGCTACATTAACAGGATTGACCTTTGGAGGTACTGCTTGGACTCCTAAATTTGCCCAAGAAATAGATAAAGAGAAATGTATCGGTTGTGGCAGATGTATGAAAGTTTGTGGTCATAAAGTTTTGGGCTTAATGCCTTTAAACGAAGAAGGTGAATTTGTAGAAGATGAAGATGAGGAAGAAGTAGAACGGAAAGTAATGGTTGTTACTAACCCAGAAAACTGTATTGGGTGTGAAGCTTGTTCTCGAATTTGTTCTAAGAATTGTTATAGTCATGTAACATTAGACAAATAA